The Chionomys nivalis chromosome 6, mChiNiv1.1, whole genome shotgun sequence sequence ttttaataaaaacattaaaaaagaaaggattaaAGTTTCATTAACCAAAACCTTAATTTCCTATATCATTAttcaatttattatatatatatagtttattacATTAAAGCTTGTGTAAGTTTTCAAAGACATAATTTTATATTAGTGAATTATATTGATATTCTTTTTAATACCAATCAATCTACATTTGTTTTCAACTAATTATGGAAATGATTAAATTGGGGCTGCTGATATCAAAAATTTAATCAAGGTGCTAAAGATCACAGTAGCTGATATAACTCCAAATACAGTGAATTAAATAATTTTGGTTCTTTTGAAGAGAAACAAAGGGCCAGAATTCAGTTTCACGATCTACATCCATCCTTTCATGGCGGCTTCCATTATGACTATTTCCCAGGTAGCATGTATGAGAAATCCACCACCCAGTAAAAGTTACCCCAGATTTTGACTCTAAACTATAGAAGCATCTATTGTCTTTTCCGTGGTGCTTCAGCTAAGGAACCCAGAGAGAACCAGCTGTTCTGTAGCTCACATGGGTAGAAGATGTTATTGACCACCATTTTTGGTGTGGAAAGTCAAAAGACATGTTCAAATGATTAGCAAGAAGAGAATAGCAGGTTTCACAGAGATGGGATGAAGCTGGCATATGCAGATATCTGAGTCATATAGGTAGAGAGGTATAAGAATGATTCCAGTTGGAGTCTCTCGTGTCTTCAAGAGCTGAAACAGCTGTACTACTTTCTAGAAGACCCATAGCACCTGACTCCTGATCTTTGCTTTCTATAAAGGTCTGCTGGAGCCTTATGTTACCAGTAAGTGCCCTGCTCTTAGAGAATCTATGAACATAACAGCTCCATCTGTTACTGAATACTCAAGCTGAACCATCTGATAGTGATGgtatatataaaacagaaaatgcttaAGAACTACCCGGCCTATTGTTTCAATCATTAATTCTCGAGGATAATTTAAACTATGTGGATGCTTATGTGAAGGAAATACCACTGATCACAATCACTGTCCCATTACATGGGAAACTCAAGACCTTTGGTGATCCAAAATATTTACCTGTAATGGCATGACACTATTTAAAGTTTATATATCTGCAGAACCAGGGCATGCTTTCTGATAGGTGAATTTCATAGCTAGTTCTATACATAAGTATTTTGTTGGTTAACAAAGACTTTAAATTGTGAAATAGTGGAAGCAACCTTAGTTACATACATAACCTATTCTGATGCCAAACCTTCATTTATTGATACATTCAGTATGCTTGCATTGCTAAAATTCACATTTATTAGGAATATACTGAAATAGATTTCAATATCAGGCTTGTAATTCATTAAATACTCCACACAGCCATATGAGAATATGAAACTCAAAtatattcagaatattttaaaatattagcattttGAGATCACTGGCTTAGAATCCCAGCAGGATTTAACTTCCCTGCAGAAATAAGTATTCCTGCTATTGACTTCAATAATGGCTTTCAGAGACAAGAATATCAAGTGTTTGCTGTGAGCAAAGCATGGAAGAAAGGCGCTTCTTTATGCTTGATGAAGATGGAAGCTTTGAGGCAACTCTTGCCTTAGAATTATGTTTCATCCAGGACAAGTTGAGCTATAAAAGTTAACAGGAGGTCGCCTTCGCTTCAGCCGCCTTGAGGACCTTCGCCACTTGCCCGCTCGCTCTCCCGCCGTCCTATCCCAGCCGCCGGCTGAGCTTGCCCTCTCCCCGCTTGCAGACATGGCTGACACCAAGAACACCCCCGAATATGCTGCATTTTTCGCTGTCATAGGCGCTTCGTCCGCCATGGTCTTCAGCGCCATGGGAGCCGCCTATGGCACAGCCAAGAGTGGCACTGGCATCGCAGCTATGTCGGTCATGAGGCCAGAGATGATCATGAAGTCCATCATCCCAGTGGTTATGGCTGGGATCATCGCCATCTATGGCCTGGTGGTGGCAGTACTTATCGCTAACTCCCTGACCGATGGCATCACTCTCTACAGGAGTTTTCTTCAGCTGGGTGCTGGCCTGAGCGTGGGGCTGAGTGGTCTGGCTGCTGGCTTTGCCATTGGCATCGTGGGGGATGCTGGTGTTCGGGGCACTGCCCAGCAGCCACGACTGTTCGTGGGCATGATCCTGATCCTCATCTTCGCGGAGGTGCTTGGCCTCTACGGTCTCATCGTGGCCCTAATCCTCTCCACAAAGTAGCCGTTTTCCACCACCAGTCACAGGATAGGATGTAAAGACCACCCCTCCTCATTCCAGAACGAACAGCCTGACACACACGCACGGGCAGCTGCCCCCTCAGTAGTTGGTCTTGTAAATGCGCAGTGTCCTAGTGCCCATTGTCTGTTGCCCCTGCCTGGCCCCTGCCGCCCCGTGCTGTGGACATCTGGGCCCACTCATCTCCCATCCAGGCCCCTGACCAGTGAGGATGTCAGCCTCTGGCTACCCCACCCATCGCCCTAGAGTGCTCTGTGTATAAGGATGAATTAGAGTTGTCATTTTTCTCTTCACTGgatgtttatttataaaagatttgACCTATTCATGCGTCTGTGGAGCAGCCCTGTCTCCCAACTATATAGTAATCATTAGTAAAGTGTTGCCTGTGGGGTTCCTGTTGCTGAGACTCCTTGGATGGAGCCACCCTCCCCCCAACCCTGGACAGCCAGGGTGGAGGGTAGCGTGTACAGCGCGCCAGGGCTGGCTTCCAGCTGTGTCCAATAAAAGTTCTcggatgtgaaaaaaaaaaaaaaagttaacaggAGTCATGAAATGCATCCAAAAACCATTAATATCTTTAATTATCATCGTCACACCTGCTAGCCTGTTATCCCTGCTGTCTGTCAGGCTTTGGCAAGGCGGACCCAAAGCTGAATGATTTCTCACTGCAATATCCATGCAGAGATGAAAACAAATCTTTCTGTCTTCATAAAAAGTGTGTTGGAACATGATCATTTCAAGGGGTATCTGCTGCtcacataataaaaattttcataaatatattctcTTTCACTTTCATGTTTTATGACTTAATAAACAAGTTTGTTATTGTAATTCACAGAATTTTAGTTTGGACCTGGAAAAACTTCGCTTATTGTAATTTTTGGAAGAATTGTACAATTTTTCATTTGAATAAAAAGATCACAATTCAAAATTCAATCAAGGTCACCATAAAAGTATATCTTtcctttgaatatgaaatgtgatggaggtggatcttgtattaatctgttgctataattaccataataacagcgcagttaacgTTTGTACTGaacaggacacaggtggtacagtattatctgtacatggtgcaacttaagtttttaaaaagtgcttaacattttaaaaaatgctcctggatagtaaaaaaattacagattcacaataaaactgattcagacactgttggataaatgtacgtaggcttgagagagaaaaaaatatataaaaaaataaagttaatgtcttaaaaaacgggtaaagtctttaaagagacagagtacaaatagttatagattaaaaaattaaaaaaataagccacataaaaatgaaaaattcacagagagtctggattcttttttttcctcttttatttatttttttattaattaatttatttaattattaaagatttctgcctcttccccgccaccaccttccattccccccctcccccaatcaagtcttcctccctcctcagcccaaagagcaagcaggtttccctgccctgtgggaggtccaaggaccacccacctccatacaggtctattaaggtaagcatccaaactacctgggctcccacaaagccattacgtggattctttatattattatgttttctttaaaatttttgactataaaggagctaaatgcagagagacatttcattatatgggctgccaagctaaaccagaatggatataagggtattatgatttcagaatatgggtctaaggatatgatgctttggagagggtcttcttttgttttcacagaggatgagactctatggattgcgtctatcccaatatggtatgatagaccactcCCTCtttaaaggttgctgtgaacaccttcaaaaaattacttcattcaactgccgactgagatgaccctgacacacaggttacaccataaaagatctaaatacagcgcccccattcagcaaaaagcagtttggagaaaaaaaactgcgcccatattcccaaatattgtttataaatattcttttacatttaaagggggatatgatatagatataaataatttgtattggtatggattttaaggtcaattttgttatatgtatatttatttctgctcttgattaaggtattgtgattatgtagttcatttaaaaatgtaatgtataattaggaaatataggttgttagtggataatcatcaataatagtcaagcttgtagtcatgttagttagattttctagatatatagagatatatttcaattaaatagacattcttcatgtctttcaaatactacagaatatgaaattttaaatattttaataacttagggtttttcatgacaatgaaacacgtctgctcatggcagcaccaagctacttcaagaggaagatgggcatcgaagacgctccttatggagttggttagccatttgggcaagaaactcctcttgcctggactgatacataaactggacacagagaaccctcagagagaggactgttgaacttgcctaaaggtgagatggtcttttggggttcctaacttatgaaagagtctgagagacattctgcaggacacagcagaaagtgactgaactgtctttggaatttcctgcttcatgaaaatgtctgctggatactatgggcctgaaggctaaagatggatgccccaacggtacaaaggaactttgggtgactgtccaggcagtgagatgtctctgtcatttctagagttttggatctcttgtttgcttaggtaatattatatccttctggagtctttgatggagttgaagaatggttagttatagttatagttttccttagttatgataaaggataaaatagatataaatattacaactgtaattcttgcttgataactgttttgttatatgtaatcttactatgttaaaatgaaagccttttttgtttaaacagaaaaaggggaaatgatggggtggatcttgtattaatctgttgctttcattggttaataaagaaactgcctaggcccatttgataggccaacccttaggtgggtagagtaaacagaacagaatgttgggagaaagaagccaagtcagtgagtcgccatgattctcccactccagacagacgcaggttaagatctttcctggtaagccagcttgtggtgctacacaaaatattagaaatgggttagatcaatatgtaagagctagccaataagaggatggaactaatgggccaggcagtgtttaaaagaatacagtttccgtgtaattaattCGGGTAAAGCTGTGCGGGCGGCCGGGCACCAGGAACGCAGCTCATATTACTACAGAAATGGTATAATGATATTACTAGGCTGAAATCCAATTCCCCATCAGAACGAGGGCAAGGCAATTacaaaaactttccttttttaccACAACTTTAATTACTGTAGAAGTATTAGAAGGCAaaataattagtgattgatttgCAATAGTAGACTTGTCCAACACACAAATGTATTCAATGTTTAGCATAGGATgtttatgtagaaaaaaaaatcccaagctgTTCTGTTAGAGGTTCATCAAActgttcttaccttgtcttccCAATTGAGTATAAAGTAAAACTTTAATCACTGGAAAGATTAAAAGTTTGCATTGTGTGTTTGTCctagattttctttattgatcTGTTTATGAACACCAGGATACTCTCATGGGCTTCTTTGACAGGCTTTAAGGTAACACAAGAGTGATGAAAGCTCTTTGACataaagatttcattttcttagcatGCTTTCTGGGCTGGTTAATCTTCATTTTCAGCTTGATTAGATTTAGATAATGCAGGGGAAACACTCATAAAGCTATCTGTGAAggagtttccagagaggtttTATTGAGAAGGCAGGAGCCTACCTGAAGGTGGGTTGCACCACCCCAGGGGTTAGATGACTAAAGAAGAAATAAGCCACAAATAACTGAGAagtacttaaagaaatattcaacttCTTAGTCTttggagaaatgaaaatcaaaattactttgagatttttttcttacaccagtcagaatggccaagaccaaataAAGAATGACAGATAATGAAGACAAGATGTGGAGGAGGAAACCTGCATTGCTGGAGGAGTGCAATCTTGTACACCCATGACGGTAATCAGGTTACTCAAGAAAATGGGAACTGATCTGTGTCAAGGCtgagcaataccacttttgggaatatatccaaaggactctAGATCTTATTACAGAGATAATTGCTCACCATTGTTCATTTCTGttgtattcataatagccagaaattagagACAGCCTAGATATCCATCAATCGAAGAATTgatgaggaaaatgtgatacatttatacaatagaatattactttagctgttaaaaaataaaatcatgaaattctcaGATAAATGAATGGAGTtggaaaaaatcatcttgagtaaGGCAACCTAGATCCCAAATGACAATAGTCTATACATTCAGTTATACGTGAATGCTAGCTGTTAAGTCAGTAAACAGGCTACAATTCACATAActagaggttaggtatagagttaGGAGCTGGTGTGCCAGGGGTAGTGGAAGGTTGGATTATCTTAGGAAAGGCagatagaatagatagttatggatggatgtTGTGGGTGGGGGCACTGGAACAATAGGACCaaacaaggaggaagagggaggtcaGTGTAGGAAGGAACTTGGTGAGGCGAACAAAAACTAAGGGTCATTTAAggggtcatatggaaacctagtCCAGCAGAAGCTTTCTAAAACACAtgtgaaggtgatctaaatggaATGGCCAAGTAATGGGGTAATGGGGAAAATAAACCCCAAATAAACAtctctcatcaccaaatgaagcctccagttccaggaatgggTCACATCTAATCTAAGTGTTGGTCAAAGAGACCCCATAGGAACTCTAGGCCTATTACTGAAGAAAACACCTACACAAATCATTAAACACGGAGAAATTGAACTGGTGCCTGTGTAAAGCATTCATCCCTACCGAACAGTGTTCATGATACTCAAAGTTACTCCACACacttccaaaggagaaaggtaaacattaATCCAGCTACAACACCTTAGATATATGATGGTGACCTCCCTGCAAGATGTGCTAGTGCAGTAGAGACACAAAGCTTTGGTGAGTAACAACCAATGTCTGATTGAACTTAAGGTCCACTTCAGGAAATGCAACCTATGCCTGACACTGCCTGTGCagccaagaatctgagactagacAGGCCAGAGACCTTAAGGGAAAACAAAATACTACCATTCTGCTGAAGTGACATTACAGTACAATGACATCTAACAGTGTTCTGATTTACTTAGCTCAGTGTCATCCTCAGCCAGCAGCAGAGAAGGTTTGTACTACAGTAGATGCAAATAAATACAGAAGCCTGCTGCTGGACAAGCTGTGGAGAGACCGTTCTAAAAGGGATGTCTGCACAAGCTATTGAGAGCccatcctaaatgggatgtctccatcaattcCTCTCTTTCAGGACTCAGGGAAACGTGTGAAGGAGACAGAAGGGGTGAAGGACACTAAGGAAACAAATGACGGCAGGATGGTGCAaagtcacagagactgtggtAGCTTGCACAGGATTTGCACAGGTCTGGGCCAGATGGGGTCCCATGATGAGATAGGAAGTGGACATAAGACCTCATCGTTAGCCCAGGAGCTATCTCCAAATGATAACCATTAACAAATGGGAAAATTAGTTTCCTCCAATTGAGTCTCAATGCATATACAAACCACTTTTAAGGCCAGGCCCAATGCCCACCAGTAGACAGCCAACACAAAAGGAACTCAGTGGCAATTTGAAGGCTTTTTACCCAAAATGCTTTGATGCTTTGTCAGGGCTCTTTGTTGTATTCTTGGTTTTAACCATACAGGTCCTtagtatagacacacacacaaatacattatatatatatatatatatatatatatatatatatatatatataatgtttttctttttatttttctgatgagaagccaaggacaatggcaccaggtttcgatcctaatacatgaactggctttgtgggagcctagcctgtttggatgctcaccttcctggacctagatagaagtgggaggaccttggtcttcccgaagggcagggaatttggactgctcttcagtatcaagagggagggggaacggagtggggggagggggagaggagtgaggagagggggaggggagtggggggatggggcaatgtgtgggaggaaggggagggaaatgggaaacggggaggaggcagaaattttaattaaaaaaataaaataaataaaaaaaacatgacAAATTAGCATTCTTTTTCTGCTCAAAGTGTCATAAAGCTTTCAAACTTTCAATATTGAATATAATATTAGCTTTTTGAGTCTGTAAGGGATCTGTACATTAAGATATAGATTTTTGTTTCCTAATTCATTCAGTTTTTCATGAAGTGATTGTGTTTTATCAAGTGCTTTTGTGTATCTGTTGATCATGTATTCTTCATCTTGATATTATTGATATGGTATGCttccattattttttaatgcaaaTATTTGAACCATCCTTTAATTATTTGTTACAAATTCACTTTTCCatcataaataatcttttttataatttgttgATTTAACAAGTttgatattattttgttttgtaactgCAGCATTGTTCGTGAAAATAATTGCTTGCCATTTGCTCTTGGTGCCATATGTGGCCTTGCCAGACACATTTGTAAATATTCCattgtcattatttatttacttttaagatAGCTTAAATgaattggtattagttcttttattAACAAACTAACTTAAAGGAATCTATCACTAAGCATTTTTTgcaaactattatttttatttctcattaataTAAATGATACTGAGAAATTTGGTctgtatttttcaaaattaggGACTGACGCATCCATTGCAAATAAATTAACGGCACCAAATATTATGGATTTGGTGCAGGTCCCGAGCAGCTTGCTGTGGGATCCCGGTGACGGCAGgtccacaaaccaaggtggctgCAGTGGGTCCTGGCAGCTTGTTGCAGGATCCTTGTGGTGGCAGACAGTGGGTCTTGGGAAGGTGTGGGCAGGCAGCAGGTGGGAGGCACATAAATGGGcacatcatacagaatagaattatatatttattagttgagttatggagaggaaggaaaaaggggagaaggggggtgagagagagccagagagagaaagagggagagaaaggagagagagagagacagagagggggaagagaaaggaacagagaaagagagccaagatggtgagggagagagaggctgcagggagttggtgtggcttgtctcttaaataGACagaataatcacaacaaaaatgaaCTAGAATAACTTTTAATATAGAACTAGtagtttttaatatataatatcacTTTTGTaccatttcatgttttattttttattatacatcATATGTTTTCACCTGTTTAGAAACtttattggagatttctcagataTTTGTAATAGTTTACACTACTGATGGTATTTTAACAATATTTGGTCACTTGCTCTGCTTTGCTCTTACATATAGATTGATGGGTTTGAAGCTGTGTGTGTGAATTTCTATGCTTAGGGCAAAGCAGAGTGTGATAATTTCAGTTTTTCCTGGGGTTTGCAAAGCTATTGCTAGTAACACCTTTGTCTGTAAAGATTTTTCTCTAGAAAACATTACGATCTTGGTAGTTGTTTTCCTTGAATGTTATGTTGTGTTCATTTTCCTAATTTGTTCATGATGAACAGTAAAAGtttcaattttcaaatttagCATCTTTATATACATTTTCCAATACTTCTAACTTTATTGCTCCCATTTTAAGATTTTGTGTTAATATAGTTAAACTATTTTAATTCATTGTGGTTTCTAATACATCAGGAATTTGGTTAGTTTGGaagcttgcttgcttttcttcttgtaTTTAGTAGTCTTCTAGTTCTGCCATTATGTGTGTGGGACTAACACAACTCACATAGATATTTGATCACCCCCTGTCCCTGGATGCTCCAAGTTGTCAGTTTCCATGAAAGTTCAGTCGCATAAAGAGTTCCCACTATGGAAATACAGTGTCTGCACTGAACGTTACTCAATTATACTTGCTGTTATCCCCACCATcttcctttcatctctttctcatctcttTGCAGGGAAGATCAAAGAAAACGAGAAGAGTCCTTCCTTTTCCGCACCTGGACTCACCTCAGGAGAGGCTTTCTTTGAAGTTGGTCACTTGGAATCTTTGCTTTATTCTATGAGCTGCTCTCTTTGTAACACATACATTTTATGATTTTTGCTGTCACGTTGGGTGATGTGACGAGTTTTTTAACTTCAGGAATGAAGCCTATCGTATGGTACTTCTTCACATCATCCCACTGCCTTAGAGCTAGCAATATTAAAAAATGATGACAGCTTAGGttgaaaattacttttcttcattATAATCTTCCAACACAAATAATGCCTAAAggatatatgttttatattgtaataCAATTCTTTGTTTCCCAGCACATGATCATTCTGAAGCACCATCATGTGTCTACATACACTTTAGTGTATGTTTACGTATTTCTAAATATGGGCACGCCTGTGACTTTAAACATATTTCAAACAATTATAGTAAATAACAATGATAGTGCATCTGTAGGTAAGAAAATACAAAGCATTACCAAAATTGAGTTGTCTTGCAATTACTAAATACAATGAAGTTTCAGGTGTTTAGTCAGAAATCATCGTCAGATCAGTGCTACAGCTCACGCCTGTGACAGGAACCTTTGTGATTCTGAACATCAGATCAATCTCACATAGCTCATTGTCAACCTATAGGAAGAACTGCTGG is a genomic window containing:
- the LOC130876157 gene encoding V-type proton ATPase 16 kDa proteolipid subunit c-like translates to MADTKNTPEYAAFFAVIGASSAMVFSAMGAAYGTAKSGTGIAAMSVMRPEMIMKSIIPVVMAGIIAIYGLVVAVLIANSLTDGITLYRSFLQLGAGLSVGLSGLAAGFAIGIVGDAGVRGTAQQPRLFVGMILILIFAEVLGLYGLIVALILSTK